The nucleotide sequence CTTTGTTTGATAGGTGCCATAATAGGCGGAGAATGGGTTTCTGTGTTAGTGACTGGGAAATCTGGATATGCGTTCGTGGTCATTGCAGCGATGGTAACACTTGTACTAGAGTCAATCATTACGCTTGTTCTGACTTATTATCGTTATGAGTTCAAGGTCAAGAAAGTTGTGATATACACAGTTCTTCGTCTTGGCGGAGCGGCTTTATTCGCTTATATCTTCTTAAAGATGTGGATGGAAGAAGTAGATGTTATCTATTACGGCCGTAATATTGCAGCTGGTGTTATTGTATTGCTGCTTTTACCTGAATTGTTCAGGCTTGTAAGAATTAAAGTAGACAAAGAAAAGCTATGGGCGATTTTGAAATATGCCGCCCCGCTTGTTCCAGCATCTCTTGCTTTTTGGGTGATTGCTACTTCTAACAGGTTCTTTTTAACTTACTTTGAGGGATTAGGGAGTGCCGGTATTTATGGAGTTGCTGTTAAGTTCGCAACGGTTATCACATTACTGACATCCAGTGTTCAGATGGCTTGGCGTCCTTATACAATGTCAATTAAAGAACGCCCTGATGCTGAAAAGATTTTTTCTAAGTTCTCTATAATTATTCTTGTCGGGGGCATTATAGGATTACTGGGAATTGCAACTTTTATTCCTTATATTTTCAAATTTATGATTTCGGACCCTGACTTTTATAGTGCTAGTCATTATATTGCGCTTTTAAGTGCAGGAACATTTTTGAACTTTTATTACCTAATTATTTCGGTAGGATTATTTATTAAAAAAGAGACTAAGTATATCTCTGTCTATTTTATCGCTGCAGCAGTAATCAGTCTCGTTCTCAATTTAGTCTTGATCCCTTTGATATCCCTTTGGGGTGCAGCATTAGCAGTTGTCATTTCCTATTTATTTGCTTGTGTAATGATTTTTAGAAAGAGCCAACAAGTTTATTACATACCGCTACCGGTAGGTAAGATGGTTTTTCTATTCACTACAGGTATGATTGCTATGGGCTCACTCGTCTGGTTGCATATAGCAGAATTACCAGTATATTATTTAACCTTCCCTTGGTTGTTATTTGCAGCTGCCTTTGGGGTTTCAAGAGTCTTAAAAGAAATTAAAAGCTAAGAGGTGCTATTCATGAAGGTGTTAACAGTACTAGGAGCGCGTCCGCAGTTTATTAAGGCCGCACCTGTATCAAGAGCTTTACGCAAGTCACACACAGAAATTATCGTTCATACAGGACAGCATTACGATGCCAACATGTCTGATATTTTCTTTGAAGAGCTTCATATTCCAAAACCGGATTACCATCTAGGGGTAGGTTCTGGTAATCATGGTAAACAAACAGGACAAATGTTAGCTGATATTGAAGCAATTATTTTAGATGAAAAACCAGATTATTTATTGGTTTACGGTGACACGAACTCAACATTAGCAGGATCTCTTGCGGCAGCAAAGCTACATATTCCTGTTATCCATATCGAAGCTGGATTGCGCAGCTTTAACAAAAAGATGCCAGAAGAAATCAACCGTATCATGACAGACCATGTATCTGAATTCCTTTTCTGTCCAACTGATACGGCAGTCAAAAATCTTCATGATGAAAATATCACAAACAACGTAATCAATGTCGGTGATGTTATGTATGATGCGGTTGAATATAATCGTAAACTTGCAGCTGATAAATCAGAGATTCTTCAAAAGCATGATTTGAAGAGCAAAGAGTTTTTACTGATTACGGTTCACCGTGCAGAGAATACAGATAACCTTGAGAACATTACAAACATCCTAAAAGCTTTTTCTGAGATTGAAGATCAAAAGGTTTGGCCGATTCATCCACGAACGAAGCACAAGCTTGAGAGTATGGGATTTGATTTAGCTTCTATTCCAAACTTGCTTGTTATCGAACCAGTGGGTTATTTAGATATGCTTACTCTGGAGAATCATGCGAAAAAAATCCTAACAGATTCAGGCGGTGTTCAAAAGGAAGCATACTTCATGCAGGTTCCGTGTGTTACTTTACGAGAACAAACGGAATGGGTTGA is from Fictibacillus sp. b24 and encodes:
- a CDS encoding lipopolysaccharide biosynthesis protein, producing the protein MLAQLKRLGGDSLLYALMNVGTKLIAFLMLPIFTTYLGKEQMGVLENTDAFTSMLTFLVIFGTDSALAFYFFDTDKKELKISYVQTVLQFRLAISLLCLIGAIIGGEWVSVLVTGKSGYAFVVIAAMVTLVLESIITLVLTYYRYEFKVKKVVIYTVLRLGGAALFAYIFLKMWMEEVDVIYYGRNIAAGVIVLLLLPELFRLVRIKVDKEKLWAILKYAAPLVPASLAFWVIATSNRFFLTYFEGLGSAGIYGVAVKFATVITLLTSSVQMAWRPYTMSIKERPDAEKIFSKFSIIILVGGIIGLLGIATFIPYIFKFMISDPDFYSASHYIALLSAGTFLNFYYLIISVGLFIKKETKYISVYFIAAAVISLVLNLVLIPLISLWGAALAVVISYLFACVMIFRKSQQVYYIPLPVGKMVFLFTTGMIAMGSLVWLHIAELPVYYLTFPWLLFAAAFGVSRVLKEIKS
- the wecB gene encoding non-hydrolyzing UDP-N-acetylglucosamine 2-epimerase encodes the protein MKVLTVLGARPQFIKAAPVSRALRKSHTEIIVHTGQHYDANMSDIFFEELHIPKPDYHLGVGSGNHGKQTGQMLADIEAIILDEKPDYLLVYGDTNSTLAGSLAAAKLHIPVIHIEAGLRSFNKKMPEEINRIMTDHVSEFLFCPTDTAVKNLHDENITNNVINVGDVMYDAVEYNRKLAADKSEILQKHDLKSKEFLLITVHRAENTDNLENITNILKAFSEIEDQKVWPIHPRTKHKLESMGFDLASIPNLLVIEPVGYLDMLTLENHAKKILTDSGGVQKEAYFMQVPCVTLREQTEWVETLESEANILVGTDVEAILEATRKEVNPTYKEVFGDAKASEKIVQAIQQ